One genomic region from Leptolyngbyaceae cyanobacterium JSC-12 encodes:
- a CDS encoding hypothetical protein (IMG reference gene:2510097636), which translates to MAPSTTDLDYAVVHQTSKRLRIQVPRLRSDEALAVTLQSKLEAVKGVVAVRINRAACSVIVHFRDRPSADPVIPRILDLLEGWFPTSEPALEQASALVAQHPKPPASTPASPPSPLLNRSTDSANPTDGDQPAVTLPEPLTQRELAERLGVASQSITPRRQQPTFKDWSQEQDPEGIAWCYRTESGTFHPLLEFNLTSQD; encoded by the coding sequence ATGGCTCCTTCAACCACTGACCTGGACTATGCGGTTGTGCACCAAACCTCAAAGCGGCTGCGGATTCAGGTGCCCCGCCTCCGCAGCGATGAAGCCTTGGCAGTAACCCTACAGTCGAAGCTAGAGGCAGTGAAGGGAGTAGTGGCTGTGCGGATTAATCGGGCTGCCTGTTCAGTCATTGTTCACTTTCGCGATCGCCCCTCGGCTGATCCAGTGATACCCAGGATCTTGGATTTACTAGAGGGGTGGTTCCCTACCTCAGAACCTGCTCTAGAGCAGGCTTCAGCGCTGGTCGCCCAGCACCCTAAACCGCCAGCCTCTACGCCAGCATCCCCGCCTTCACCGCTACTTAACCGTTCAACCGACTCAGCCAACCCAACCGATGGAGATCAGCCAGCGGTCACCTTGCCAGAGCCGCTGACCCAGCGCGAGCTGGCTGAACGGTTAGGGGTAGCCTCCCAGTCCATTACCCCCCGACGGCAGCAACCGACCTTTAAAGACTGGAGCCAGGAGCAAGACCCAGAGGGCATAGCCTGGTGCTACAGGACTGAATCAGGTACCTTTCATCCGCTCTTAGAGTTCAATCTGACCAGTCAAGACTAG
- a CDS encoding heavy metal translocating P-type ATPase (IMG reference gene:2510097638~PFAM: E1-E2 ATPase; haloacid dehalogenase-like hydrolase~TIGRFAM: heavy metal translocating P-type ATPase; ATPase, P-type (transporting), HAD superfamily, subfamily IC), translating into MDSVGSGSRGGPLPPEADGSASAISDSEGCREVDAGSEEGVTSRFQAERLVHYEVVHRTAHRLRVRIPLLKVDEDYSHVLCRLVKELEGVESVRCQPLAQSLIVEYTRGTVAAEQSETECHLFIAIQQAHQINLLEGVSTPEKAPVSEQGVDLVARLGLPAAGLLLGFGAMMGVPLPSLVVGGIILAATRPVYDRAMTALFKNGELAIDLLDALAITLHTLEGNFFAPALMLGMVEGGEAIRDLTARSSERASLDLLSCLGTEAIVERSGQEVKIPIDQVVVGDRVVVYPGDQIPVDGTVLRGSGLVDQCKLTGESIPVVCGVGDDVFASTILVDGHLCIQTERIGVETRAGIIANLMREAPVYDTRVSNFATKLANQLVAPTLLASAVVGTVSGDVSRAISILTLDVGTGIRISVPTTILSALTYAARHGVLIRTGRTIEQLAAVDAIVFDKTGTLTEGRAGVTDIHVLLPALSSGEVLSLAASAEQGLTHPVAEAIIRHAKDQGVALLPCEAWEYHVGLGVEAQIRGQQVWVGSHRLMAQRGIDLGELHRCYPDLEAGSHSLVYVALGETLAGVILYSDPIRAESPAVVQSLQAQGIEVYVLSGDEARVVRAVSQTLGIPQERVYAESFPERKVEVVKALHDGGKTVAFCGDGINDSAALAYADVSISFAGASGIARETADVVLMEDRLTQLETAIAIAWQAIDIVNQNIALVMLPNVGAVLAGVFLAINPVLAILINNGSAILAELNGLRPLMGPTGLPDWLQPRSKVSLLRSLAVTAEAGGVAPAVEENRAPAISPILVNTEAKPGSWARQARPLGAIAPHAPAPRSIPLPESLIQKDLAARLGVSPQTLSRRKRQSTFAQWSRTRDPGRVAWRYAQQEQIFHPVLADTLLFRAGQERDPVSRSGHHSSGDLAASG; encoded by the coding sequence ATGGATTCTGTGGGTTCTGGTAGTCGAGGGGGTCCTTTGCCCCCTGAAGCTGATGGCTCTGCCTCAGCGATTTCTGATTCTGAAGGCTGTAGAGAAGTTGATGCTGGCTCCGAAGAGGGAGTGACTTCGAGGTTCCAAGCGGAGCGTTTGGTGCACTATGAGGTTGTACATCGCACAGCCCACCGACTAAGGGTACGGATTCCCCTGTTGAAGGTGGATGAAGATTACAGTCACGTGCTATGTCGCTTGGTCAAAGAACTTGAGGGAGTTGAGTCGGTTCGCTGTCAGCCCTTAGCTCAGTCGTTGATTGTGGAGTATACCAGGGGGACAGTTGCCGCTGAGCAGTCTGAGACAGAATGTCACCTCTTCATCGCAATTCAGCAGGCGCATCAAATCAATTTATTGGAGGGTGTTTCAACGCCAGAGAAGGCTCCGGTCTCAGAGCAGGGTGTTGATTTGGTGGCTCGTCTGGGCTTGCCAGCAGCGGGACTACTTTTGGGTTTTGGGGCCATGATGGGCGTGCCTCTGCCCAGCCTAGTGGTGGGTGGTATTATCTTGGCGGCCACGCGCCCGGTCTATGATCGCGCCATGACCGCCCTATTCAAAAATGGTGAGCTAGCCATTGACCTGCTGGATGCTCTAGCCATTACTTTGCACACTCTAGAAGGCAACTTCTTCGCCCCAGCCCTGATGCTGGGCATGGTAGAGGGGGGCGAGGCCATTCGCGATCTCACTGCCCGCAGTAGTGAACGGGCTTCTCTCGATTTGCTGAGTTGCCTGGGCACTGAGGCGATTGTCGAGCGGAGTGGACAGGAAGTAAAAATCCCCATTGATCAGGTGGTGGTGGGCGATCGCGTCGTTGTGTACCCTGGCGACCAGATCCCAGTAGATGGCACTGTCCTGCGTGGGTCTGGTCTAGTAGATCAGTGCAAGCTCACGGGCGAGTCTATTCCTGTGGTTTGTGGCGTTGGAGACGATGTTTTTGCTTCAACGATCTTGGTAGACGGGCACCTATGCATCCAGACTGAGCGCATTGGTGTGGAGACGCGGGCTGGGATCATTGCCAACCTAATGAGGGAAGCCCCAGTGTACGACACGCGAGTGTCTAACTTTGCCACCAAGTTGGCCAACCAACTGGTTGCACCAACCCTGCTGGCTTCGGCGGTGGTCGGTACGGTCAGCGGTGATGTAAGCCGCGCCATTTCGATTTTGACCTTGGATGTGGGGACGGGCATTCGGATTTCGGTGCCGACTACCATCCTCTCAGCCTTGACCTACGCGGCTCGCCATGGTGTGCTGATTCGGACTGGGCGCACTATTGAGCAATTGGCAGCCGTGGATGCCATTGTCTTTGATAAAACTGGCACGCTGACGGAGGGTCGGGCTGGGGTCACTGATATCCACGTGCTATTGCCAGCACTGTCGAGTGGTGAGGTGCTGAGCCTTGCTGCTAGCGCCGAACAGGGTCTCACCCACCCGGTCGCCGAGGCAATTATCCGCCATGCCAAGGATCAGGGGGTGGCTCTCCTGCCCTGTGAGGCCTGGGAATACCATGTGGGCTTGGGCGTGGAGGCCCAAATTCGAGGGCAGCAGGTTTGGGTGGGCAGCCACCGACTCATGGCCCAGCGGGGCATTGACCTGGGCGAGTTACATCGCTGCTATCCCGATCTGGAGGCCGGTTCCCATTCCTTGGTGTATGTGGCGCTGGGGGAGACCCTGGCGGGGGTCATCCTCTACAGCGACCCGATTCGAGCGGAGAGTCCGGCGGTGGTGCAGTCCCTCCAGGCTCAGGGCATTGAGGTCTATGTTCTGAGCGGCGACGAGGCACGGGTGGTGCGGGCCGTGTCCCAAACTCTGGGCATTCCCCAGGAACGGGTTTATGCCGAATCATTTCCAGAGCGCAAGGTGGAAGTGGTCAAGGCGCTCCATGATGGTGGCAAAACCGTCGCTTTCTGCGGCGACGGCATCAACGACTCGGCGGCTCTAGCCTACGCGGATGTTTCGATTTCTTTTGCGGGGGCCAGCGGTATTGCCCGAGAAACGGCAGATGTGGTGCTGATGGAGGATAGGCTGACTCAGCTTGAGACTGCTATTGCTATTGCCTGGCAGGCGATAGACATTGTGAACCAGAATATTGCGCTGGTGATGTTGCCCAACGTGGGTGCTGTGCTAGCGGGGGTGTTCCTGGCAATCAATCCAGTCCTAGCCATTCTGATCAATAATGGATCGGCAATTTTGGCAGAGCTAAATGGTTTGCGCCCACTCATGGGGCCCACGGGGCTGCCCGACTGGCTCCAGCCGCGCTCGAAAGTTTCACTGCTGAGGTCGCTGGCTGTAACAGCCGAAGCAGGGGGTGTAGCGCCAGCGGTGGAGGAGAATCGCGCTCCTGCCATCTCCCCCATTTTAGTGAACACAGAGGCAAAACCTGGAAGCTGGGCGAGGCAGGCTCGACCCTTGGGGGCGATCGCCCCTCATGCTCCAGCCCCTCGATCGATCCCCCTCCCGGAGTCCTTGATCCAAAAAGACCTGGCAGCGCGGTTGGGGGTTTCCCCTCAGACTCTCTCTCGCCGCAAGCGGCAGTCAACCTTTGCCCAGTGGAGCCGCACCCGTGATCCGGGTCGGGTGGCTTGGCGCTACGCTCAGCAAGAGCAAATCTTTCATCCCGTACTAGCCGATACGCTCCTCTTCCGCGCTGGGCAGGAGCGGGATCCAGTTAGTCGCTCTGGGCATCATTCCTCTGGGGATCTGGCGGCAAGTGGGTAG
- a CDS encoding hypothetical protein (IMG reference gene:2510097639), which produces MFELESLLLGLEPITALAIGAGAILLAPVVDVLGDALKGDERLSSLGESVKTSARQATKDALVWGLDLVDNVQSGLAEAQESFNDLLAEAREAQDLKRVQEESEVFTPRSINVEAQ; this is translated from the coding sequence ATGTTTGAACTTGAATCGTTGCTCCTTGGCCTCGAACCGATTACAGCTCTTGCAATTGGCGCGGGAGCAATTTTGTTAGCTCCAGTCGTGGATGTGTTAGGTGATGCTCTGAAAGGGGATGAACGACTCAGCAGCCTTGGTGAATCTGTAAAGACTTCAGCCCGTCAAGCCACCAAGGATGCCTTAGTTTGGGGGCTTGATCTGGTAGACAACGTACAGTCCGGGCTAGCAGAAGCCCAGGAGTCCTTCAATGACTTGCTGGCAGAAGCACGTGAAGCCCAAGATCTGAAGCGTGTTCAGGAAGAATCTGAAGTATTTACGCCCCGCTCTATCAACGTAGAGGCCCAGTAA
- a CDS encoding hypothetical protein (IMG reference gene:2510097640), whose product MLFHKQISIKPHQVGYLYVKNRFRRRLEPGVYYFWNWTNEINVAYLPAQSRLCTVTNQEVLTRNAIARKAEFRTAWITGTNEVSKVHLGLAVE is encoded by the coding sequence ATGTTGTTTCATAAGCAAATTTCCATCAAGCCCCATCAAGTGGGATATCTGTATGTCAAGAATCGTTTTCGACGGCGGCTGGAACCTGGCGTGTATTACTTCTGGAACTGGACTAATGAAATCAACGTTGCGTACTTACCAGCGCAGAGTCGGCTCTGTACTGTAACGAACCAAGAAGTGCTGACGAGGAACGCGATCGCCCGCAAAGCTGAATTTCGCACGGCATGGATCACTGGCACAAATGAGGTAAGTAAGGTTCACTTGGGTCTTGCTGTCGAGTAG
- a CDS encoding glycosyltransferase (IMG reference gene:2510097641~PFAM: Glycosyl transferases group 1), whose product MKTLRILYAAGPGDVVRTYQQWRNGQDDQSQVAITYSGQFYDVCQELGAIGYVISSHPNKRRITDGQFIVEHRPKLLPNISGVAYQINQLIYGLQLIVSAIKFKADFVVVDSGTTDWHLLLVLPFLGIRLIPSLHCVLWRKYGVPKLSERVLLKLSRPVFARSATAILSMSDDIKTQVIQLTEGSHRPIISCQPVYRRSQFKNIAEPDRKQPLFHVLFAGRIEDHKGVFDLLEVARRLASEGRNDIVFDICGDGSALSALHDAVRRAGLEASFICHGHCDRDTMRRMFERSHVVIVPTRTDFTEGFNQVVAEGILAYRPVITSSVCPALSYVQDAVVEVSPNNIEAYKEALLLLYEDHDFYQRKQQACWRLQEQFYDLSRSWGAALKSVLEQAQAKRGTRPASTSI is encoded by the coding sequence ATGAAAACACTCCGAATTTTGTATGCAGCAGGTCCTGGAGATGTGGTTAGAACTTATCAGCAGTGGAGAAATGGGCAAGATGACCAATCTCAAGTAGCAATTACCTACTCTGGGCAGTTTTATGATGTCTGCCAGGAGTTGGGTGCAATAGGCTATGTTATTTCATCCCATCCCAACAAGCGACGGATTACAGATGGGCAATTCATCGTTGAACATCGTCCTAAGCTCTTGCCCAACATTTCTGGAGTGGCTTATCAGATTAACCAGCTTATCTATGGCTTGCAGCTTATTGTTTCTGCGATAAAATTTAAGGCTGATTTTGTGGTAGTGGATAGTGGAACCACTGATTGGCATCTTCTGCTAGTGCTGCCGTTTTTGGGGATTCGGCTCATTCCGTCGCTCCATTGCGTACTCTGGCGGAAGTACGGAGTTCCCAAATTGAGTGAGCGAGTATTACTGAAGCTGAGTCGTCCAGTGTTTGCAAGAAGCGCCACAGCCATTCTGAGTATGTCAGATGATATTAAGACTCAAGTTATTCAACTTACTGAGGGCAGTCATCGTCCTATCATCAGTTGCCAACCAGTTTATCGGCGATCGCAGTTCAAAAATATTGCTGAACCTGATCGGAAACAACCTCTGTTTCATGTGTTGTTTGCTGGTCGCATTGAAGACCACAAAGGGGTATTTGACCTGCTAGAGGTAGCGCGGCGTCTTGCATCTGAAGGACGAAACGATATTGTGTTTGACATCTGCGGAGATGGATCAGCCCTGAGTGCTCTGCATGATGCAGTCCGGCGGGCAGGGCTAGAAGCCTCATTTATCTGTCATGGACATTGCGATCGCGACACGATGCGAAGGATGTTTGAGCGATCACATGTCGTCATTGTCCCAACCCGCACTGACTTTACCGAAGGGTTTAACCAAGTAGTCGCCGAGGGGATTTTGGCATATCGACCTGTTATTACCTCGTCGGTTTGTCCAGCTCTTTCCTATGTGCAGGATGCCGTCGTTGAGGTTTCACCCAACAATATTGAGGCTTACAAAGAGGCATTACTCCTGTTGTATGAAGACCACGACTTTTATCAACGCAAACAGCAAGCCTGTTGGCGACTTCAGGAACAATTTTATGATCTATCCCGCAGTTGGGGAGCCGCTCTTAAGTCTGTGCTTGAACAAGCTCAAGCCAAAAGAGGAACTAGACCTGCGTCAACCTCAATTTAA
- a CDS encoding phytoene desaturase (IMG reference gene:2510097642~PFAM: Flavin containing amine oxidoreductase~TIGRFAM: phytoene desaturase), with protein MRVAIAGGGLAGLACAKYLVDAGHTPIVLESRNVLGGLVAAWKDEDGDWYETGLHAFFGAYPNMLQLLSELGISDRLQWKEHALIFNQPEKPGTYSFFRVPDIPAPFHVLTAIATSNDMLTWYQKFRFALGLWPAVVRGQQYVEAMDKYSLLEWLRRQGVDERVNTDIFVAASKALTFINPEDVSATIPLTAMNRFLQERYGSKIAFLDGSPTERLCQPLADYVTNGGGEIRMNTPLKEIVLNPDGTVQHFLLRGLNGQPDEVLTADIYVSAMPVDVMKVLMPAQWKKIPFFQKLEGLEGVPVINLHLWFDRKLTEIDHLLFSRSDLLSVYADMSITCKEYADPDRSMLELVLAPAKDWIDKSDEAIITATMEELKKLFPQHLTGENPANLRKYKVVKTPRSVYTASPGRQAHRPDQKTPIANFYLAGSYTMQRYLGSMEGAVLSGKLAAQAITNGLPSVHSSASVTSSEKPLAAV; from the coding sequence ATGCGCGTTGCGATCGCTGGCGGCGGTTTGGCAGGTTTAGCCTGTGCGAAGTACCTGGTTGATGCAGGACATACACCTATCGTTCTAGAAAGCCGAAATGTGTTAGGGGGTTTAGTAGCAGCCTGGAAAGACGAAGATGGTGACTGGTATGAAACCGGACTTCACGCCTTTTTTGGTGCCTATCCAAATATGCTGCAACTGCTGAGTGAACTAGGTATCAGCGATCGCCTGCAATGGAAAGAACATGCACTGATTTTTAACCAACCTGAAAAGCCAGGCACCTATTCATTTTTTAGAGTGCCAGATATCCCCGCCCCATTTCATGTACTTACTGCTATCGCTACCAGCAATGACATGCTCACCTGGTATCAGAAGTTCCGGTTTGCACTGGGACTGTGGCCTGCTGTGGTGCGGGGGCAGCAGTATGTCGAAGCGATGGACAAGTACTCACTGCTGGAGTGGCTACGGCGGCAGGGGGTGGATGAGCGCGTGAATACTGATATTTTTGTGGCTGCATCCAAAGCCCTCACATTTATTAATCCGGAAGACGTATCCGCCACTATCCCGCTTACCGCAATGAATCGCTTCTTGCAAGAGCGCTATGGTTCCAAAATTGCCTTTCTAGATGGCTCCCCCACCGAACGTCTCTGCCAACCCCTTGCAGATTACGTTACCAATGGTGGCGGTGAAATTCGAATGAATACGCCCCTTAAAGAAATCGTGTTGAATCCCGATGGTACGGTTCAACACTTTCTGCTTCGTGGGTTGAATGGACAACCCGACGAAGTCTTAACTGCTGACATTTACGTTTCTGCCATGCCAGTGGACGTGATGAAGGTGTTGATGCCTGCTCAGTGGAAAAAAATACCCTTTTTCCAAAAACTGGAAGGTTTAGAAGGCGTACCCGTAATTAATCTCCACTTGTGGTTTGATCGCAAACTGACAGAGATTGATCATCTCTTGTTCTCCCGCTCTGACTTGCTTAGCGTCTATGCTGACATGAGCATTACCTGCAAGGAGTACGCTGATCCAGACCGTTCTATGTTGGAACTGGTTCTAGCACCAGCCAAAGACTGGATTGATAAATCTGATGAAGCAATCATCACAGCCACAATGGAAGAGTTGAAGAAGCTATTTCCACAGCACTTAACGGGTGAAAACCCAGCAAACCTGCGAAAATACAAGGTTGTAAAAACGCCGCGATCAGTTTACACCGCTTCCCCTGGGCGGCAAGCACATCGTCCCGACCAAAAAACACCTATTGCAAATTTTTATCTGGCAGGTAGCTATACGATGCAACGCTATCTAGGCAGTATGGAAGGTGCCGTACTTTCTGGTAAGCTGGCAGCGCAGGCAATTACGAATGGCCTGCCATCTGTCCACTCTTCTGCTTCTGTCACCTCGTCTGAGAAGCCTCTTGCAGCAGTTTGA
- a CDS encoding phytoene/squalene synthetase (IMG reference gene:2510097643~PFAM: Squalene/phytoene synthase) has protein sequence MLKLPDHSRVKPLVSVEDSYELCRQITAKYSKTFYLGTLLMPEEKRRAIWAIYVWCRRTDELVDGPRASYTTNETLDEWEAQLETIFAGTPVEDPDVALVDTLKQFPLDIQPFRDMIEGQRMDLYRSRYETFEELKLYCYRVAGTVGLMTTPVMGVDETVRTAPWDLYQNRKMDPTEQAIALGIANQLTNILRDVGEDARRGRIYLPLEDLKRFNYTEEDLFNSVVDERWRELMRFQIRRAHSFFAAAESGISALSLDARFPVWTALMLYRGILNVIERNGYDVFRKRAYVSGPQKLTYLPIARIRATVL, from the coding sequence ATGCTGAAACTGCCGGATCACTCTCGCGTCAAACCATTGGTATCCGTTGAGGATTCCTACGAACTTTGTCGTCAAATTACGGCAAAGTACTCTAAAACTTTTTATCTCGGCACCCTGCTGATGCCAGAGGAAAAGCGTCGAGCAATTTGGGCAATCTACGTTTGGTGTCGCCGAACAGACGAGTTAGTGGACGGACCTCGTGCTAGCTACACTACCAATGAAACCCTGGATGAATGGGAAGCGCAACTGGAAACTATTTTTGCTGGTACTCCAGTTGAAGATCCTGATGTGGCACTGGTAGATACGTTGAAGCAATTTCCGTTGGATATCCAACCGTTTCGAGACATGATCGAAGGGCAACGGATGGATTTGTATCGCTCCCGGTACGAAACCTTTGAGGAGTTAAAGTTGTATTGCTACCGGGTTGCCGGAACCGTTGGGCTAATGACTACGCCTGTGATGGGTGTAGATGAAACCGTTCGAACTGCTCCCTGGGATCTGTACCAAAACCGAAAAATGGATCCAACCGAGCAGGCGATCGCTCTTGGAATCGCCAATCAACTCACAAATATTCTGCGAGATGTCGGGGAAGATGCACGCCGCGGGCGGATCTACCTTCCGTTGGAAGATTTGAAACGGTTTAACTACACCGAAGAAGATTTGTTTAACAGTGTAGTGGATGAGCGTTGGCGTGAACTCATGCGGTTTCAAATTCGACGAGCACATTCCTTCTTTGCGGCTGCTGAGTCTGGGATCAGTGCTCTTAGCTTAGATGCACGTTTTCCAGTTTGGACGGCATTGATGTTGTACCGGGGGATTCTCAACGTAATTGAGCGTAATGGCTATGACGTATTTCGCAAGCGAGCGTATGTATCTGGCCCCCAGAAGCTAACGTATTTACCCATCGCCCGGATTAGAGCGACGGTTTTATAG
- a CDS encoding phosphoribosylanthranilate isomerase (IMG reference gene:2510097644~PFAM: N-(5'phosphoribosyl)anthranilate (PRA) isomerase) has product MSLRIKICGITEPDQGRAIAELGATALGFICVEKSPRYVSPEQIAQIVAMLPTHSQTGTVLCDRIGVFVNAGLEQIVDTAAIANLSGIQLHGNESVEFCRALRQRLPNLELIKAFRIQSTAVFQHIPLYETWVDTFLLDAYHPTLAGGTGKTLDWEILQQFQPPLPWFLAGGLNPANVLDALSLVQPGGLDLSSGVELAPGKKDLHKIAELFNTLQTFRVPCH; this is encoded by the coding sequence ATGAGTTTACGAATTAAAATTTGCGGAATTACTGAACCAGATCAAGGACGGGCGATCGCAGAGTTAGGAGCTACGGCTTTGGGGTTCATTTGTGTAGAAAAATCACCCCGCTATGTTTCTCCTGAGCAGATTGCCCAAATCGTTGCTATGTTGCCAACGCACTCCCAGACAGGCACTGTCCTTTGCGATCGCATCGGTGTATTTGTGAATGCTGGTCTGGAACAAATTGTTGACACGGCAGCGATCGCAAACCTCAGTGGTATTCAATTGCACGGCAATGAATCTGTTGAATTCTGCCGTGCCCTACGCCAACGCCTTCCTAATCTGGAACTGATTAAAGCATTCCGGATTCAATCAACTGCCGTCTTTCAACACATACCGCTCTACGAAACGTGGGTCGATACATTTTTGTTAGACGCTTATCATCCAACCTTGGCTGGAGGGACAGGAAAGACACTTGATTGGGAAATACTCCAGCAGTTTCAACCACCGCTTCCCTGGTTTTTAGCAGGAGGCTTGAACCCTGCAAATGTCCTGGATGCACTGTCGCTGGTTCAACCTGGAGGGCTTGATTTATCCAGTGGGGTAGAGCTAGCACCTGGCAAAAAAGACTTGCACAAAATTGCTGAACTATTCAATACCCTTCAAACTTTCCGTGTTCCTTGTCATTGA
- a CDS encoding photosystem I reaction center subunit PsaK (IMG reference gene:2510097645~PFAM: Photosystem I psaG / psaK~TIGRFAM: photosystem I reaction center subunit PsaK) — MYYASLLAVALPRASNWSLSVGITMLLCNLVAVAIGRFAIQHKGVGPKLPVELPDPFGGEFGVPELLATASFGHILGAGVILGLSNAGVL; from the coding sequence TTGTATTACGCATCACTGCTTGCGGTTGCCCTTCCACGAGCCAGCAATTGGTCCTTGAGTGTTGGGATTACGATGCTGCTCTGTAACCTGGTTGCGGTCGCGATCGGACGATTTGCCATTCAACATAAGGGCGTTGGTCCCAAACTACCAGTCGAATTACCCGACCCGTTTGGAGGAGAGTTTGGTGTACCAGAACTATTAGCGACTGCCAGCTTTGGACACATTTTGGGTGCTGGAGTCATCCTGGGACTCAGCAACGCAGGCGTTCTTTAA
- a CDS encoding prepilin-type N-terminal cleavage/methylation domain-containing protein (IMG reference gene:2510097646~PFAM: Prokaryotic N-terminal methylation motif~TIGRFAM: prepilin-type N-terminal cleavage/methylation domain) — protein sequence MRTRLMIQAFSRIAAHDSGFTLLEMMIVLVIGGILAAIAIPSFLSRANAAKQAEARTFLGIMNRAQQAYYAEHARFTDNIEALALRQHPNLNYTFQIQVAGDNTHAVHYATPRIPKVHAYTGMSALTQDNGSQAIQTIMCESDQPSSAPATAPVYTVNAITCAPGTRNMNN from the coding sequence GTGCGTACCAGACTGATGATTCAAGCTTTCTCGCGCATTGCTGCTCATGATAGTGGTTTTACACTCTTAGAAATGATGATTGTGCTGGTGATTGGAGGTATTTTGGCAGCGATCGCAATTCCGTCCTTTCTCAGTCGAGCTAATGCAGCTAAACAAGCAGAAGCCAGGACATTCCTGGGAATAATGAACCGCGCTCAACAAGCTTATTATGCTGAGCACGCTCGGTTCACTGACAACATTGAGGCTCTAGCTCTTAGACAGCACCCAAACCTGAATTACACTTTTCAAATTCAGGTAGCAGGCGACAATACTCATGCCGTTCATTATGCAACCCCTAGAATTCCTAAGGTTCACGCCTACACAGGCATGTCTGCTCTAACCCAGGACAATGGCAGTCAGGCGATTCAAACCATTATGTGTGAGAGTGATCAGCCCAGTTCTGCCCCAGCTACGGCTCCCGTTTATACGGTTAACGCGATCACTTGTGCTCCTGGCACTCGCAATATGAACAACTAA
- a CDS encoding Pirin-related protein (IMG reference gene:2510097647~PFAM: Pirin), whose translation MITIRRSDERGHANHGWLNSYHTFSFANYYDPDYIHFRDLRVINEDQIAPKNGFPTHPHRDMEILTYVISGALAHKDSLGNVETVVSHEKSRGIQRFSAGTGIAHSEFNPSHTESTHLLQIWLFPEAKGLTPSYEQKEFSLAAQPGEWVKLASRDATDGSVTIHQDVKIFATSLDAGERRLYELERDRHAWLQVVSGELVLNGHTLFTGDGAAVSEEQKLVLEANTSAEAVLFDLA comes from the coding sequence ATGATTACGATTCGTAGATCGGACGAACGCGGACATGCCAATCACGGTTGGCTCAACTCGTATCACACCTTTTCGTTTGCCAACTACTACGATCCTGACTACATTCATTTCCGTGATTTAAGAGTCATCAACGAAGACCAGATTGCTCCCAAAAATGGGTTTCCAACCCATCCCCATCGTGATATGGAAATTCTCACGTATGTGATTTCTGGTGCTTTGGCGCACAAAGATAGTTTGGGAAATGTGGAAACCGTAGTCTCTCATGAAAAATCTCGTGGCATCCAGCGGTTTTCTGCGGGAACAGGGATTGCTCATAGCGAATTCAACCCTTCGCATACTGAGAGCACACATCTTTTGCAAATCTGGTTGTTCCCCGAAGCTAAAGGATTAACTCCTAGCTACGAGCAAAAAGAGTTTTCATTAGCAGCCCAGCCTGGGGAATGGGTAAAATTGGCAAGTCGGGATGCAACGGATGGATCTGTGACAATTCACCAAGATGTGAAAATCTTCGCTACGTCGCTGGATGCAGGTGAACGGCGGCTGTATGAATTGGAGCGCGATCGCCACGCCTGGCTGCAAGTTGTCAGCGGCGAACTTGTTCTCAACGGTCATACACTGTTTACAGGTGATGGAGCAGCCGTTTCTGAAGAGCAAAAATTAGTTCTGGAAGCGAACACTTCCGCTGAGGCTGTTTTGTTTGATCTTGCATAG